AGAATATTAGGAGTTTTGATGTCCCTATGTATCACCACTTCTTGTCCTTCAACACCTCCATGAAGAAAATCTAGCCCGGAGGCAATATCGATGCATATCATAAGTCGCTTCCTCCATGTAAGTTCAACATCATTCAAATACCTATCGAGACTTCCTTTAGGCGCACGCTCATAAACAATGAGTTTTTCATCTGTCTCGTCGCTATAGCCTACTAGACCGATGATATTCTCATGTCTATACTTGTAAAGAATTTGAAGCTCATTATAAAATTGTGGATGTCCTTGACCATGACTCGTATTTAACTTCTTGGCAACAATGGCGTAATGTCCATAACTATGTTTTTGTGCGACTTCTCCTATGTATACACTCCCAAAGCCTCCTTCTCCAATAACATGACTGAAATTATCTGTTGCCTTTCTAATGTCTTCAAATGACATTCTGAAGGTAGCGGCCTTATGATTTTTCTATTAATTTAAAGTCACGTTAAATATATTTGTCTAATGACATTAAAATATAGTATTAAATTTAATCAATTAAGGCATCTAATTAATGTGAACAATGTACTAGTAGTGACATCTAATCAATTAAGACATCTAATTAATGTGAACAACGTAGTAGTAGTGAATAAACTACTAGTATATATTTTATCTACTTACTTGAAACGACAACGATTTCTCAAGCTCTTCGATAATAACTTCAATTGTTGGGCGTTGATTTGGCAATTTTGCCAAGCACCGGTACGCGATTGCTATGAAGGTGTCTAATGAGTCTTTGTTGATTCCATTATACAGAAAATATGCATTTTCACTCTTTTCTTGCTTCAAGGAAGTAGTCAACTTATTCTTTATTATTCCTTTTTGGAACCATCGTTCCACCACTTGCTCCAGCCGCGTATCTTGACGAGACTCCTTTGACACTATTTTATCCACAGTAATCCCACAAAGGATTTCAAACAAAATCACTCCGAAACTAAATACATCTGATTCTGCTTTTAATATACCCCTATTTGCATATTCCGGATCCGTGTAAAATGTCATTGGACGATTATCATTCAATTGGAGAGCGTCGTAGTGTTGATTCTGAGGCAGGAATACAGCGTGTCGAAATTTAGTAATATACGCCATCCAGTCTTTACCTGTGATCTCAAACCCGATGTTTGCAGATTTTATATCACGATGTATTACCATCTTTTGGTCTTTCATCCCACGCTGAAGATAATATAATCCGTGAGCTATATCAAGGCAGACTTTCAACCAACTTTCCCAAGAAAAGCTAGGATATCCCAAATGGCGATCAAGATCAAAATATGAGATAAACTCAAACACAAGTATCATACCAGGTCCTTCGTCGCAAAATCCAAGAAAAGGGTGTATGTTTCGATGCATACAACTACCAAGAATTTCAATTTCTGTATCGAGCTTATATTTTTCAATGTGTATGTGTTTTATAACTACGTCGTAGCTTCTCTTAGGtagattataatatttagtttccgTGTTTAAACCGAAAAGGTATTCTTTATCAATACATTCAAGTTTGCATTCGAATATAGAATACGAGTCACCGGTAAACTTCAGGCCTTTGGAAAAATCAGAAGTTGCCAACTTTATGACTTCAAGTCCAATCCTCAGATGTTCTACCTTCTTTACCTACAACATAGTGAGAAGTGGAGAAACACTTATTTTGATTATGGTTATGAATCCTGGAAACATAAATTTGCATTTAAAAGATATCTGGAAAAATAAAAAATGATTGAGTG
This genomic stretch from Rutidosis leptorrhynchoides isolate AG116_Rl617_1_P2 chromosome 11, CSIRO_AGI_Rlap_v1, whole genome shotgun sequence harbors:
- the LOC139876040 gene encoding uncharacterized protein, translated to MVKNESDGFTKSEANHEHTNATSFTPWKHLNKHQAALVSYAHTSATSFKPTKVKKVEHLRIGLEVIKLATSDFSKGLKFTGDSYSIFECKLECIDKEYLFGLNTETKYYNLPKRSYDVVIKHIHIEKYKLDTEIEILGSCMHRNIHPFLGFCDEGPGMILVFEFISYFDLDRHLGYPSFSWESWLKVCLDIAHGLYYLQRGMKDQKMVIHRDIKSANIGFEITGKDWMAYITKFRHAVFLPQNQHYDALQLNDNRPMTFYTDPEYANRGILKAESDVFSFGVILFEILCGITVDKIVSKESRQDTRLEQVVERWFQKGIIKNKLTTSLKQEKSENAYFLYNGINKDSLDTFIAIAYRCLAKLPNQRPTIEVIIEELEKSLSFQKNHKAATFRMSFEDIRKATDNFSHVIGEGGFGSVYIGEVAQKHSYGHYAIVAKKLNTSHGQGHPQFYNELQILYKYRHENIIGLVGYSDETDEKLIVYERAPKGSLDRYLNDVELTWRKRLMICIDIASGLDFLHGGVEGQEVVIHRDIKTPNILLFDEWKAKLGDFGLSLISNIDEDTHYTINRACGTHGYVDPLYLETGFLTLESDIYSFGVILFEILCGKATYKIPNLKGRSLLSFIRHYFEEGKKDEIVFGAIKEEIVPKSLTTFIDTVYKCLDHDRGKRPTSKEVLAQLKKALELQVEDAKEDIKPNFPEHRKEKLELS